One part of the Phaenicophaeus curvirostris isolate KB17595 chromosome 2, BPBGC_Pcur_1.0, whole genome shotgun sequence genome encodes these proteins:
- the LOC138717328 gene encoding spheniscin-1-like, producing MKILYLLFSFFLLLLHGAAETVSFTSCVHRGGYCTFGHCTYPATPIGRCSALTTCCKSAWG from the exons ATGAAGATCCTGTACCtgctcttctccttctttctcctatTGCTCCACGGTGCTGCAg AAACAGTAAGCTTCACCTCATGCGTTCATAGAGGGGGATACTGCACTTTTGGACACTGCACATACCCTGCAACACCTATTGGAAGATGCTCTGCTCTGACCACATGCTGCAAAAG TGCCTGGGGCTGA